One Sinorhizobium fredii NGR234 DNA window includes the following coding sequences:
- the sctN gene encoding type III secretion system ATPase SctN has product MITPVPQHNSLEGTPLEPAISSLWSTAKRIDTRVVRGRITRAVGTLIHAVLPEARIGELCLLQDTRTGLSLEAEVIGLLDNGVLLTPIGGLAGLSSRAEVVSTGRMREVPIGPDLLGRVIDSRCRPLDGKGEVKTTEVRPLHGRAPNPMTRRMVERPFPLGVRALDGLLTCGEGQRIGIYGEPGGGKSTLISQIVKGAAADVVIVALIGERGREVREFVERHLGEEGLRRAIVVVETSDRSATERAQCAPMATALAEYFREQGLRVALLLDSLTRFCRAMREIGLAAGEPPTRRGFPPSVFAALPGLLERAGLGERGSITAFYTVLVEGDGTGDPIAEESRGILDGHIVLSRALAARSHFPAIDVLQSRSRVMDAVVSETHRKAASFFRDLLARYAECEFLINVGEYKQGGDPLTDRAVASIGELKEFLRQSEDEVSDFEETVGWMSRLTS; this is encoded by the coding sequence GTGATCACTCCGGTACCACAGCATAATAGCCTTGAGGGGACTCCTCTCGAGCCAGCGATCTCGTCTTTGTGGTCCACGGCAAAGAGAATCGATACGCGCGTCGTGCGAGGACGGATCACGAGGGCTGTTGGTACCCTGATCCATGCCGTCTTGCCAGAGGCTCGGATTGGGGAACTTTGTCTGCTGCAGGATACGCGAACCGGACTGTCGCTCGAAGCAGAGGTAATCGGCTTGTTGGACAATGGCGTGCTGCTCACGCCGATCGGAGGCTTGGCGGGTCTGTCCAGCCGCGCGGAAGTCGTCTCCACTGGACGAATGCGTGAAGTGCCGATCGGCCCCGATTTGCTTGGCCGTGTGATCGACAGCCGCTGCCGTCCACTCGACGGCAAAGGCGAAGTTAAAACCACCGAAGTTCGTCCGCTGCACGGCAGGGCGCCCAATCCAATGACGAGGCGCATGGTTGAGCGGCCATTCCCGCTTGGGGTGCGCGCGCTCGATGGTCTCCTCACATGCGGTGAGGGGCAGCGGATCGGGATTTATGGCGAGCCTGGCGGGGGCAAGTCGACGCTAATATCACAAATCGTAAAAGGTGCCGCCGCCGATGTCGTCATAGTCGCGCTGATAGGCGAGCGTGGCCGCGAAGTACGTGAATTCGTAGAGCGGCATCTTGGGGAGGAAGGCCTCCGCCGTGCGATAGTTGTGGTCGAGACCTCCGATCGCTCGGCAACTGAGCGGGCGCAATGTGCTCCCATGGCGACCGCCCTGGCGGAGTACTTTCGCGAACAAGGGCTGCGTGTCGCTCTCCTGTTGGACTCGCTGACGCGCTTCTGCCGTGCGATGCGCGAGATAGGTCTTGCTGCGGGAGAGCCGCCGACCCGGCGGGGCTTCCCTCCTTCTGTTTTTGCCGCCCTGCCAGGCCTGCTGGAGCGCGCCGGCCTGGGTGAGCGCGGTTCAATCACAGCCTTCTATACTGTGCTTGTCGAAGGTGATGGCACAGGCGATCCGATCGCCGAGGAATCGCGCGGCATTCTCGACGGACATATCGTCCTCTCACGCGCTCTTGCGGCGCGATCCCATTTCCCAGCTATCGACGTGCTGCAGAGTCGCAGCCGAGTTATGGATGCGGTCGTTTCTGAGACGCATCGCAAGGCAGCATCCTTCTTTCGTGATCTCCTCGCGCGCTATGCAGAGTGCGAGTTTCTGATCAACGTCGGCGAATACAAGCAAGGCGGCGACCCCCTAACTGACCGCGCCGTCGCGTCAATTGGTGAGTTGAAAGAGTTTTTGCGCCAGAGCGAAGACGAGGTATCAGATTTTGAGGAGACGGTCGGATGGATGTCGCGTTTGACCTCGTGA
- the nolV gene encoding nodulation protein NolV codes for MTADISAAPVAPQMRPLGPLIPASELNIWHSAGDALAAAKRHQQRVRTWARAAYQRERARGYAEGLNTGAEEMSGLIARAVTEVAQRKAVLEKELPQLVIEILSDLLGAFDPGELLVRAVRHAIERRYNGAEEVCLHVCPTQVDMLAREFAGCDGREKRPKVRIEPDPTLSPQECVLWSEYGNVALGLDAQMRALRLGFEYLSEEGEL; via the coding sequence ATGACAGCCGACATTTCAGCGGCACCCGTCGCGCCGCAGATGCGCCCATTGGGGCCACTGATACCCGCGAGTGAGCTTAATATCTGGCACAGCGCTGGAGATGCGCTTGCCGCAGCAAAACGGCATCAGCAGCGGGTCCGTACCTGGGCACGCGCCGCTTATCAGAGGGAGCGGGCGCGCGGCTACGCCGAGGGGTTGAATACAGGCGCCGAGGAAATGTCAGGGCTGATTGCACGAGCAGTCACCGAAGTAGCGCAACGAAAGGCAGTTCTGGAAAAGGAATTGCCACAGCTTGTCATAGAGATACTGAGCGATCTTTTAGGTGCTTTCGATCCGGGTGAGCTGTTGGTGAGGGCTGTTCGTCACGCGATTGAGCGCAGATACAACGGCGCGGAAGAAGTTTGCCTTCATGTGTGTCCCACGCAAGTCGATATGCTCGCGCGCGAGTTCGCCGGTTGCGACGGACGGGAGAAGCGGCCGAAGGTTCGAATTGAACCGGATCCTACGTTGTCGCCGCAAGAGTGTGTGCTGTGGAGCGAGTATGGCAACGTCGCTCTTGGACTTGATGCGCAGATGCGCGCGCTGCGCCTTGGCTTCGAGTACCTTTCTGAAGAAGGAGAACTGTGA
- the nolU gene encoding nodulation protein NolU, with protein MKLPMPIAIQTTQPDVSFQSHSVSRSELAASTHPTRLAARLDPELSAATVVQLQKCARLQPRLAELLLGNDMDWNRIGWGPDLLRGHDPRRAALLAGSIWHARSLLKVVSQRDLARLVERIGADAHAFGIRHLAHAIADKLISDPEKLALQIEHDGHACLGAWLNIRPALERNRVLLRLPLGTAAENPAPEHDGASSGLFSLVIAHFEMESP; from the coding sequence GTGAAATTACCAATGCCGATAGCGATACAGACTACCCAACCTGATGTTTCGTTCCAATCGCACTCCGTTTCCAGGAGCGAGCTTGCTGCGTCGACCCATCCGACGCGTCTTGCCGCCCGTCTCGATCCGGAGTTGTCGGCTGCGACAGTGGTGCAGTTGCAGAAGTGTGCGAGGCTTCAGCCACGACTGGCAGAATTGCTGCTTGGCAATGACATGGATTGGAACCGAATCGGATGGGGGCCCGATCTCCTGCGCGGCCATGATCCTCGTCGCGCTGCTCTTCTTGCCGGAAGTATTTGGCATGCCCGTTCGCTTCTGAAAGTCGTTTCTCAGCGTGACCTCGCCCGGCTCGTTGAACGTATTGGCGCTGATGCGCACGCATTTGGCATCCGACATCTGGCGCATGCTATCGCAGACAAATTGATCTCTGATCCGGAAAAACTTGCGTTGCAAATCGAACACGATGGACATGCTTGTCTTGGTGCTTGGCTCAACATAAGGCCAGCGCTTGAGCGGAATCGCGTGCTTCTACGCTTGCCGCTCGGTACAGCCGCGGAGAACCCGGCGCCTGAGCACGATGGTGCCTCAAGCGGGTTGTTTTCGCTCGTGATAGCCCATTTCGAGATGGAGAGCCCGTAA
- the nolT gene encoding nodulation protein NolT: MFGSAHGDTTSSDTSGRRPLRLVVLPLLLALSSCKVDLYTQLQEREANEMLALLMDSGVDAVRVAGKDGTSTIQVDEKLLAFSIKLLNAKGLPRQSFKNLGEIFQGSGLIASPTEERARYVYALSEELSHTISDIDGVFSARVHVVLPHNDLLRAGDTPSSASVFIRHDAKTNLPALLPKIKMLVAESIEGLAYDKVEVVLVPVERSAQEQRSLLATDLAQASRPIPEPLLAVAVGVSAAVFAVTCYLLFIVLGHRRRQLTGELSRVQERPGVSALAAIRKKIPGLGRR; the protein is encoded by the coding sequence ATGTTCGGCTCAGCCCATGGCGACACAACGAGCAGCGACACGTCTGGCCGGCGACCGCTTCGCCTCGTCGTGCTGCCACTTCTCCTGGCTCTGAGCAGTTGCAAGGTCGATCTCTATACCCAGCTGCAAGAGCGCGAGGCGAATGAGATGCTCGCGCTTCTGATGGACAGCGGGGTTGATGCGGTCCGGGTGGCCGGTAAGGATGGCACCAGCACAATCCAGGTCGACGAAAAGTTGCTCGCCTTCTCAATCAAGCTCCTGAATGCCAAGGGGCTGCCGCGCCAATCTTTCAAGAACCTTGGCGAAATATTCCAAGGTTCGGGCCTGATTGCATCACCGACCGAGGAGCGTGCACGTTACGTCTATGCCCTTAGCGAAGAGTTGTCGCATACGATCAGCGATATCGATGGCGTGTTCTCGGCGCGTGTTCATGTGGTACTGCCGCATAACGACCTGCTGCGAGCAGGCGACACACCGTCATCAGCCTCGGTCTTTATCCGCCACGACGCCAAAACGAATCTCCCAGCTCTGCTGCCTAAGATAAAGATGCTCGTCGCCGAAAGCATCGAAGGCTTGGCCTACGACAAGGTAGAAGTGGTTTTGGTGCCGGTGGAAAGGTCCGCACAAGAGCAACGGTCTTTACTGGCGACTGACTTGGCTCAAGCATCTAGGCCTATCCCAGAGCCGCTCCTGGCTGTCGCGGTGGGTGTTTCCGCTGCAGTGTTCGCTGTGACGTGTTACCTCTTGTTCATCGTTCTTGGGCATCGGCGCAGGCAATTAACTGGCGAACTATCTAGAGTCCAGGAGCGCCCCGGTGTTTCCGCTCTCGCGGCTATTCGTAAAAAGATACCGGGGCTAGGGCGTAGGTGA
- the nolB gene encoding nodulation protein NolB, whose amino-acid sequence MMLPVTSISNSLPRVASSSFGEQAQFERALAQAADSMKNDTASTPVRTAPISPPMDVHRAAPTSPLEDRVLQTISSICPDSIVAAAAPNHKAALISGAPPGPSQKLPVEGGAGTERLGIPQGGHDFDVMVAGLRDLYNGVTQVALVSKGISGITSSVNKLLKEG is encoded by the coding sequence ATGATGCTGCCTGTCACGTCAATCTCTAACAGTCTCCCCAGGGTCGCGTCATCGTCATTCGGCGAGCAGGCTCAGTTTGAGCGTGCTCTGGCACAGGCGGCTGATTCGATGAAAAACGATACTGCTTCAACGCCAGTGAGGACGGCGCCTATTTCTCCGCCGATGGACGTTCACCGCGCGGCGCCAACGAGCCCGCTGGAGGATCGCGTGCTGCAGACGATTTCTTCGATTTGCCCGGATAGTATAGTTGCTGCTGCCGCGCCCAACCATAAGGCGGCCCTTATAAGCGGCGCTCCGCCCGGGCCGTCGCAGAAGCTCCCTGTCGAAGGTGGGGCGGGCACCGAAAGGTTGGGAATCCCGCAAGGGGGGCATGATTTTGACGTGATGGTTGCCGGTCTGCGGGATCTTTATAATGGCGTGACCCAAGTTGCTCTTGTTTCGAAGGGTATCAGCGGCATCACCTCATCCGTAAACAAACTATTAAAGGAAGGGTGA
- the nolW gene encoding nodulation protein NolW, translated as MPTTPIPFTPLHMFRRLLCVGLFLFAGIHTTLGATLPLPSTSYKYTVLDQDLSAALQEFGNNLKISVNISAEVKGRIRGRIPELSPREFLDRLTDLYDLQWYYDGVVLYVSAAKEAQTRMLVLSSVHFSAFKLALDKLDISDERYPVRPAPGNGLVLVSGPPRFMALIEQTLNGLLAVAQAQPRATDTPARESVMVLFRGSSTTVVRGGRPEVFYTSEMLPENDDGGKAELSKK; from the coding sequence ATGCCGACAACGCCGATCCCATTCACACCGCTTCATATGTTTAGGAGACTGCTCTGTGTCGGGCTTTTTCTATTTGCCGGAATCCACACAACTCTCGGGGCCACCCTGCCACTCCCCTCGACCTCCTATAAGTATACGGTTCTAGATCAGGATCTCTCTGCCGCGTTGCAGGAGTTCGGCAACAACCTGAAAATCAGTGTTAACATCAGCGCAGAGGTGAAGGGGCGGATTCGCGGGCGTATACCGGAGTTGTCACCGCGCGAGTTCCTCGACCGATTGACCGATCTCTACGATCTCCAATGGTATTATGACGGGGTTGTGCTCTATGTGTCTGCTGCAAAAGAAGCACAAACTCGGATGCTTGTGTTGAGTTCAGTTCACTTTAGTGCTTTCAAGCTCGCCCTCGATAAGCTTGACATCTCTGATGAGCGCTATCCGGTGAGACCCGCGCCGGGAAATGGCCTGGTCTTAGTGTCCGGCCCGCCGCGCTTCATGGCGCTCATCGAGCAGACGTTGAACGGTCTACTGGCAGTGGCGCAGGCGCAGCCTCGCGCAACCGATACGCCCGCCAGGGAATCTGTGATGGTACTGTTTCGGGGCTCCTCCACCACGGTCGTCCGCGGCGGGAGACCGGAAGTCTTTTATACTTCTGAGATGCTGCCAGAGAACGACGATGGCGGGAAGGCTGAGCTGAGCAAGAAATGA
- the nopX gene encoding type II secretion system effector nodulation protein NopX produces the protein MSASNLLPMISSNPAQFAQASLAKAFAPRVAQGQQSVLSFEAMLSTNMLDRIGPLASREDLPPPDAESTLEDLQKDPLALLPPHMRAAIESMDQTPQSAVVIDDHYVAPAPIQSSRITWNGGSLTKPELQIVAVLNRHKDLCPLSWESLEAKANDPSTPPDLKAAIEALLQDPELFYAIGSQGDGRCGGKISAKDLSEFSKHHPQVAAFQESQAQSYAQNYIPSDSAENAQPSVMTENDALRELYRYSEYLPKNLSLADFKQIVDGEAKTGKCPPQVIAAAQYFVSHPEEWKQLYGGNIDKVHKEDFLQVASSSMSLTQAELDTLKTINSHQELFFGSGDLTRDKLASMADDKSLDPKVREAASQLLSDPLLFGLLNNAITGYKTHHGFFDFGGGHTVDSGNVSKEDFGRFYTNMTTANRTVQQPKFHVPETEAAQNAVADMKMGLADQPDIKSPKKNGGALMHVVDSVLRVGSKVLDWAATAVGVLSFIPGIGQVADLVSMTLACEAQAANLLRTAITGGNMKQALIEAGIGVAAQAVGLVSGPGVKLAIRNGLARKAIEEAATAGINLPLSMAQHYAEGYLNDLKARLAADHPA, from the coding sequence ATGTCGGCCAGCAACCTTTTACCAATGATCAGCTCTAATCCTGCACAGTTCGCCCAGGCGTCGCTCGCCAAAGCTTTCGCGCCTCGGGTAGCCCAGGGGCAGCAAAGCGTATTGTCCTTCGAGGCGATGCTGTCCACTAACATGCTAGACAGGATTGGTCCTTTAGCCAGTCGGGAGGACCTGCCGCCGCCGGATGCCGAGTCGACCTTGGAGGATTTGCAGAAGGACCCTTTGGCCCTACTGCCCCCCCACATGAGGGCGGCGATCGAATCAATGGATCAGACCCCGCAGTCGGCTGTTGTGATCGATGACCATTATGTCGCGCCAGCTCCCATACAAAGCTCGAGAATTACCTGGAACGGTGGATCGCTGACTAAGCCTGAGTTGCAGATTGTCGCAGTGCTGAACCGTCACAAGGATCTGTGCCCACTCAGTTGGGAGTCGCTGGAGGCTAAAGCCAATGATCCCTCTACTCCGCCGGATCTGAAAGCGGCAATCGAGGCATTGCTACAGGATCCCGAACTTTTTTATGCAATCGGCTCGCAAGGCGATGGTCGCTGTGGAGGCAAGATCAGTGCAAAGGACTTGTCTGAATTTTCCAAACATCACCCACAAGTTGCCGCATTTCAGGAAAGCCAAGCGCAAAGCTACGCGCAGAACTACATCCCATCCGACAGCGCCGAGAATGCCCAGCCATCGGTCATGACCGAGAACGATGCTCTACGGGAGCTTTACCGGTACTCGGAATATCTTCCCAAGAACCTGAGTCTGGCCGACTTCAAGCAGATCGTCGACGGCGAAGCGAAAACAGGCAAATGTCCACCCCAGGTCATTGCGGCGGCTCAATACTTCGTCAGTCATCCGGAAGAATGGAAGCAGTTGTACGGTGGTAATATAGATAAGGTCCACAAAGAGGACTTCCTGCAAGTGGCCTCCTCGTCGATGAGCCTCACACAAGCCGAGCTGGACACGCTCAAGACAATTAACAGCCATCAGGAGTTATTTTTCGGGAGCGGTGATCTCACACGCGACAAGCTGGCGAGTATGGCAGACGACAAGAGCTTGGATCCGAAAGTACGTGAAGCTGCCTCGCAGCTCCTTTCAGATCCTCTTCTGTTCGGTCTGCTAAACAATGCGATTACGGGCTATAAGACTCATCATGGATTTTTCGACTTCGGTGGCGGACATACGGTCGATTCTGGCAACGTCAGCAAAGAAGACTTTGGCCGTTTCTACACAAATATGACTACGGCAAACCGCACCGTTCAGCAGCCAAAGTTCCATGTGCCGGAAACTGAGGCTGCGCAGAACGCTGTCGCAGACATGAAGATGGGCCTGGCGGACCAGCCTGACATCAAGTCACCGAAAAAGAACGGCGGAGCCCTCATGCATGTCGTCGACTCCGTGCTGCGGGTAGGATCTAAAGTGCTTGACTGGGCTGCAACGGCCGTGGGAGTGCTCAGCTTCATTCCGGGAATCGGACAGGTGGCCGATCTCGTATCCATGACGCTTGCATGCGAGGCGCAAGCCGCAAATCTCCTCCGTACAGCGATTACCGGAGGCAATATGAAGCAGGCGCTGATAGAAGCTGGCATAGGGGTCGCAGCACAAGCAGTCGGCCTTGTCTCGGGACCCGGGGTCAAGCTGGCTATTCGCAACGGGCTCGCAAGGAAGGCGATTGAAGAGGCCGCGACGGCCGGGATTAATCTGCCGCTTTCAATGGCGCAGCACTATGCAGAAGGCTATCTGAACGACCTGAAGGCACGCCTTGCGGCCGACCATCCGGCCTAG
- a CDS encoding ParB N-terminal domain-containing protein, giving the protein MEHCLLSAAQLIPTEEVNPDRVDALKAQILQAGSWTAPITAEKDALFVIDDYHRLTVAHRLRLTRMPVVLLDNDSVRVESWRPGGNITPAEIFAMARSGRKFPYKTTRHVFAHGLPTCDVPLELLSSPTPMEIAPVFSAGAL; this is encoded by the coding sequence ATGGAACATTGCCTTCTCTCCGCAGCACAATTGATCCCAACAGAAGAGGTGAACCCTGACAGGGTCGATGCACTAAAGGCCCAAATCCTGCAAGCAGGCTCATGGACCGCGCCAATAACAGCCGAGAAGGATGCCTTGTTCGTGATTGACGACTATCACCGGTTGACGGTTGCGCATCGCCTCCGGCTCACCAGGATGCCCGTGGTTCTCCTCGACAATGATTCGGTGCGGGTAGAGAGTTGGCGCCCAGGTGGGAACATTACTCCGGCTGAAATCTTCGCGATGGCGCGCAGCGGCCGCAAGTTTCCCTACAAGACGACCCGGCACGTTTTTGCCCACGGCTTGCCGACATGCGATGTGCCGCTTGAGCTTTTGAGCAGTCCCACTCCGATGGAGATCGCGCCGGTCTTTTCCGCGGGGGCGCTGTGA
- a CDS encoding Y4yA family PLP-dependent enzyme, producing MTLHCQKIGHGLPPILRSATADLLTKYGPLLFDWAARHGSPLNLVWPDALRENLAALKGVLTERRLEHAIYYGAKANKSPGLMQAALSAGAGLDVSSLYELRDARRLGADGARLVATGPAKTSAFHQELINCNALISVDSPEELEDLIHGLPADAGQQSILLRLRPRDQSKSRFGMPPDAVVHCLARLAGEGRVRFDGLHFHLSGYRRETRVAALREAADLIAEARRMGFFPGMIDIGGGLPIQYVDRARYKAHLAAQAPEDYRTGKIPDSFYPYGSTLSAADWLHRLLEAEMNQGRSVAGYLAREGLTLAMEPGRALADQAAITVFRISRVKALGPDSHVIFVEGSSFSACETWFASEFLIDPILVPATKATVQLPPVRAYLAGHSCLDEDVISNRWLTFPTAPRAGDLLVYANTGGYQMDLLENEFHRHPMPARFCVIEDAEGRPNLVPDTIGEV from the coding sequence ATGACGCTGCATTGCCAGAAGATCGGCCATGGGCTGCCACCGATTCTGCGATCGGCGACTGCGGACCTTCTCACCAAATACGGTCCTCTTCTTTTCGATTGGGCCGCCCGCCACGGCTCCCCGCTCAATCTGGTCTGGCCGGATGCGTTGCGGGAGAATCTTGCCGCCTTGAAGGGCGTACTGACGGAGCGCCGCCTCGAGCATGCGATCTATTACGGGGCGAAGGCCAACAAATCGCCCGGGCTCATGCAGGCAGCGCTCAGCGCAGGCGCCGGGCTCGACGTCTCCAGCCTCTACGAGCTTCGCGACGCAAGGCGGCTTGGGGCCGATGGTGCCAGGCTCGTGGCGACGGGACCGGCGAAGACGAGCGCATTTCATCAAGAGCTGATCAATTGCAACGCGCTGATATCGGTGGACTCGCCGGAAGAACTGGAGGATCTCATCCACGGTCTGCCGGCAGATGCTGGCCAACAGTCCATCCTCTTGCGTTTGCGGCCGAGGGACCAAAGCAAGAGCCGCTTCGGCATGCCGCCCGACGCGGTCGTTCATTGCCTCGCTCGGCTTGCCGGTGAAGGCAGGGTGCGTTTCGACGGGCTGCATTTCCACCTCAGCGGCTATCGCCGGGAGACCCGTGTGGCAGCGCTCAGAGAGGCCGCCGACCTCATTGCCGAAGCCAGGCGGATGGGATTTTTTCCGGGCATGATCGATATTGGCGGTGGCCTGCCTATCCAATATGTCGACCGAGCCAGGTACAAAGCGCATCTCGCGGCGCAGGCGCCCGAGGACTACCGCACCGGGAAAATACCGGACTCTTTCTATCCCTATGGCAGCACTCTTTCAGCAGCCGACTGGCTGCACCGGCTCTTGGAGGCGGAGATGAACCAGGGCCGAAGCGTAGCCGGCTACCTGGCGCGTGAGGGTCTCACGCTGGCGATGGAGCCCGGCCGCGCGCTGGCCGACCAGGCGGCGATCACTGTCTTTCGAATCTCGCGGGTGAAGGCGCTCGGTCCGGATTCGCACGTCATCTTTGTCGAAGGTAGCAGCTTCAGCGCCTGCGAAACTTGGTTCGCCTCCGAATTCCTGATCGACCCTATTCTCGTGCCTGCCACCAAGGCGACCGTTCAATTGCCGCCGGTCCGCGCCTATCTGGCCGGCCATAGCTGCCTCGACGAGGACGTCATCAGCAACCGGTGGCTGACGTTCCCGACCGCGCCGCGCGCTGGCGACCTGCTCGTATACGCCAACACCGGCGGCTACCAGATGGACCTCCTCGAAAACGAGTTCCATCGCCATCCCATGCCCGCTCGCTTCTGCGTCATCGAAGACGCCGAAGGGCGGCCCAATCTCGTTCCCGACACAATTGGAGAGGTTTAG
- a CDS encoding cysteine synthase family protein has translation MLHTTVTQLIGQTPVMSIDVPGRNATLVLKIEKNNPGGSMKDRMARSMVIAALQDGRLPPGGTIVESSSGNTGTGLALAALEFGLRFIAVVDHHAAPDKIRMMRALGAEIRYVEGDFREDEVAVVERQRLAAQLGAQLPGALFMNQSDNPANPEGYTGLVDELVAQLPDGIDAFVGCVGTGGSMTGISQRLKRNNPAVRTIAVEPAGSIVFGKPGHPYYQSGTGTPAGDEVGKVLDYGCIDEGVQVTDTQAFETARYIARRKGLLVGGSTGGAIYKALEFIGAGKLTGTVVTTVADGGEKYLGTIFDEEWMAKRRLLDPAIAAQLDGWLFGKARAA, from the coding sequence ATGCTGCACACGACCGTAACACAATTGATCGGCCAGACGCCGGTCATGTCGATCGACGTGCCGGGCCGCAACGCCACCTTGGTTCTGAAGATCGAGAAGAACAATCCCGGCGGCTCGATGAAGGATCGTATGGCTCGCAGCATGGTGATTGCGGCCCTTCAGGATGGGCGCCTCCCTCCGGGCGGCACGATCGTTGAATCATCGTCGGGAAATACTGGCACGGGGCTGGCGCTCGCAGCGCTGGAATTCGGGCTGCGCTTCATTGCCGTGGTGGACCACCATGCAGCGCCCGACAAGATCCGCATGATGCGGGCGCTAGGGGCTGAGATCCGCTATGTCGAAGGCGACTTTCGCGAAGACGAGGTCGCAGTCGTCGAGCGCCAGCGCCTCGCAGCGCAACTCGGCGCGCAGCTTCCGGGCGCGCTGTTCATGAACCAGTCCGACAACCCGGCAAATCCGGAAGGCTATACCGGCCTCGTGGACGAACTGGTTGCCCAGCTTCCCGACGGCATCGACGCCTTTGTCGGCTGCGTCGGGACCGGCGGCTCGATGACCGGAATCTCCCAGCGTCTGAAGCGTAACAATCCGGCCGTACGCACTATTGCCGTGGAGCCGGCCGGCTCGATCGTTTTCGGCAAGCCGGGGCACCCCTATTACCAGTCAGGAACGGGCACGCCCGCCGGCGATGAGGTCGGCAAGGTGCTGGACTATGGCTGCATCGACGAAGGCGTGCAGGTGACCGATACGCAAGCCTTCGAGACGGCGCGCTACATCGCCCGCCGCAAGGGACTGCTCGTTGGCGGCTCGACCGGCGGCGCCATCTACAAGGCGCTGGAGTTCATTGGCGCCGGCAAGCTCACCGGCACCGTCGTCACGACGGTTGCCGATGGCGGCGAGAAATATCTTGGCACGATTTTCGATGAGGAATGGATGGCGAAGCGCCGCCTGCTCGACCCGGCAATCGCTGCCCAGTTGGATGGCTGGCTATTCGGAAAGGCGCGGGCAGCATGA
- a CDS encoding NAD/NADP octopine/nopaline dehydrogenase family protein — protein sequence MKVTICGAGRTGHLNAVLFKQNPGIDVSVLTTSATVAARWASGDGLWQAVTRDGRTLSARPDYIGTDPSAALDNADMVLITQPAQARSALLHRIAPYLPTDKSVYIGAIPGFCGFDWLAAKVLSGRDNVVIWGMKDVPHIAYDLIAGQRVRMGGAKAELFVALHRRESAASAAALMAMLNHIYEAPVNLLKDYLEITLTPGNALMHPAVLYALIGPGAPWEKRPFDEALCWWSDCPQAGAELLEACDAENQAIRRASEARLGIDLSSVKPLQQELIEAYGDQIGDDRTMYTLLRTNRAYAGIPAPLVPNPHGPGLVIDRGSRAFHEDIAFGQALLVTMAERLEATVPAIAKIYRWACDYHGKLAAGTPDYVPADWPEAA from the coding sequence ATGAAGGTGACCATTTGCGGCGCTGGCCGCACCGGACATTTGAATGCGGTCCTTTTCAAGCAGAACCCGGGCATCGATGTTTCGGTCCTGACCACGTCCGCCACCGTGGCCGCGCGATGGGCGAGCGGGGACGGTCTCTGGCAAGCGGTGACGCGAGACGGTCGCACCCTGAGTGCTAGGCCCGACTACATCGGAACCGACCCGAGCGCGGCGCTCGACAACGCTGACATGGTCCTCATAACGCAACCCGCCCAGGCAAGATCCGCGCTCTTGCATCGTATAGCGCCGTATTTGCCGACGGATAAGAGCGTCTATATCGGCGCGATTCCCGGCTTTTGCGGCTTCGACTGGCTCGCGGCAAAGGTGCTTTCGGGGCGTGACAATGTGGTGATCTGGGGCATGAAGGACGTGCCCCATATCGCCTATGATCTGATTGCAGGCCAGCGCGTGCGGATGGGCGGCGCCAAGGCAGAGCTCTTCGTTGCCCTGCATCGCCGGGAAAGCGCTGCGAGCGCCGCCGCACTGATGGCGATGTTGAATCACATCTACGAGGCGCCCGTCAACCTGCTCAAGGACTATCTCGAAATCACGCTGACGCCGGGCAACGCGCTGATGCACCCGGCCGTGCTCTACGCGCTCATCGGCCCCGGCGCACCGTGGGAAAAAAGACCGTTCGACGAAGCCCTGTGCTGGTGGAGCGACTGCCCACAAGCAGGCGCCGAGCTCCTGGAAGCTTGCGATGCGGAAAACCAAGCGATCCGCCGGGCGAGCGAGGCACGTCTCGGCATTGATCTCAGCTCAGTGAAGCCGCTTCAGCAGGAACTGATCGAGGCCTATGGCGACCAGATTGGGGATGACCGAACCATGTACACGCTTCTACGCACAAATCGCGCCTATGCGGGCATTCCTGCCCCCCTCGTTCCCAATCCACATGGCCCGGGGCTCGTCATCGATCGCGGAAGCCGCGCCTTCCACGAGGATATCGCTTTCGGACAGGCGCTGCTCGTCACGATGGCAGAACGGCTCGAGGCGACGGTACCGGCGATCGCCAAGATCTATCGCTGGGCGTGCGACTACCACGGCAAATTGGCTGCGGGTACACCAGACTATGTCCCAGCCGACTGGCCGGAGGCCGCCTGA